The DNA region AATCTATTAGTGATTGACTGGCGTAAAGGAGTAAGAACGACACTCACCAAGGATGATCGTTTGTCATACTTCACTGAGGACATTGACTTAAATACTTACATGTACTACTTGCATATGAGCTACCCCTACTGGATGGTCAAGGATACATACAACCTACAAAAAGAGCGTCGTGGAGAGATTAGCATGTATGCTTACAAGCAGCTACTGGCCCGTTACAGGCTTGAACGTTTAACCAACAGGATGTGCAACATTGACATGATTAAATTCGACGATGAACACAACGTAGGCTACTGGCCGAAGATCCGTCTTCATACTGGTGATGAGATGCCAGTCCGTCCGAACAACGTCAAGCTGGTTAACAGGCACAACCTAAAGGAAAGAATGTACGTGGACGACATTGAGAGGATGATCCGTGATGGAATCACAACAGGCAAGATCGAAAAAGTAcgtattattcattttttttaaaaactgagAATTTTCGCACACATTTCTTTTTgcattaaatttagtttaaaaaaattcaaattcaaatttatatgaTTGCAGCGCGATGGTACAGTTATCCAGTTGAAGAAAGCCGAGGACTTCGAGAACCTCGCAAGAATGCTTCTGGGCGGTTTGGGTGTCGTTGATGATGACGCCAAGGTCATTCACGTTGTGCACCTCTTTAGAAGGCTTCTATCTTACGGAACCTACAACTTTGAGAAGTatgtttatgaaaatttaacttttacttTAAGCATTATATAATGGAGTTAAGCTAATTTAAGTGTCCTCACGAacattaaaattcataatactcatgtcataaataatttcatattgatAATTGATAATGGTAATTGTTCTTGCTATAATCAGCCGATATTATAGTCTAGCCGTAGTAGTATAGCcgataataagtaaatattaataatatttttgattataggTACACATACATTCCCACTGCTTTGGACATGTACACTACCTGTCTGCGAGACCCACTTTTCTGGAGAGTAATGAAGAGAATTACAGAGCACGCTGATCTGTTCAAATTGTACTTGCCTAAGTACACAAGAAATGAACTAGATTTCCCCGGCGTCAGAGTAGACCGCATCACCACAGACAAACTAGTAACCTTTATGGATGAGTACGATCTTGATATAACCAACGCGCTTTACCTCGATGAAACCGAAATCCAGAAGAAGAAATCTGACATGACATTCGTCGCTCGCATGCGCCGTCTCAATCACCATCCATTCAAGGTAACATTCGATGTCGAATCAGAGAAAACAGTTGACGCCGTCGTGAGAGTGTTCTTAGGACCCAAATACGACTGTATGGGTCGTCTCCTAAACTTCAACGACAAACGTCATGACATGCTCGAAATTGACAGCTTCCTGTACAAACTTCAGACTGGTAAGAACACAATCGTCCGCAACTCAATAGAAATGCACGGAGTTATCGGAGACAGGGAATGGACGCGCCGTTACTTCGAAAACTCAGCCGACACCACAGGAGCGTATGAGAAGATAGTCGACAGCTACTGGTACAAGACACGCATAGGATTCCCACACAGACTTCTCTTACCTCGCGGTACTGTTGGCGGTTTTGAAATGCAGATGTTCGTAATTGTAACTCCAGTACGCACTGGTATGTTGCTACCAACCGTTGATATCAATGTCATGAAGGACCGTCACGCTTGCCGATGGACCGTATGCTTTGACACAATGCCGCTGGGATTCCCCTTCGACAGAAAAATCGATATGACCGACTTCTTTACTACAAACATGAAGTTCACAGACATTAAGATCTTCTACAAGGACATGAGTACATCCAACTCTGTAAAAGATATGGATACGTCTGACATGATCATGAAACGCGACGACCTCACCTACTACGACAAAGACATGTTGATGAAATGGACCTACAAGGACGTCATGATGATGAGCGCCGACAAGATGATGAGAATGTAAGGGGACTAATTCCTTTACTTATTTCATGAATAAATGGTTAcctatatatcaaaattaaatggcAGTTAATATCCCTTCTAGTCTCTTTTCTTCACCtcttattgattttaatgaaatctaTTATGTAATAACTTGGGCagactataaaatattcagcATCTACCCGAAAACTTTCAGTACGGTTGATAAAAAACATCTTTGCAACGATTTGCACAGTTGCAAATCAACTCCAAATTCTGCATTCAGCTGAATGTGAAATTATCTAAATTTCGACACGGGCCAATCAGGCGAGTCATCCGTATCGGGCGGATGCTATCGGAATGTAAAATATACTGTAGAACCATTTTTAGACTACTGCTAGTGTATAGCTTcggaatttttaattacaagcTCTGCTAGCTGCTAAGTTATTTTGCACTCACCCAGTCTCTTTGCTTTTTATAGTGTTTCTAGAACAGACCAGAGTTCAGACGTTTATTGTTAACTTCAGGTCAAAAGGTTTAATTAGCAGATGCTTTTCTCTGTGTGTAATCGACATTGAATTTACATACAGCTTAACGtttcaattatttgtaaaatacaagaggtaaagctatattttacattacatttttttatatcttagtGAAAAGGACttcctacaaaaaatataacaaatgtgATGACACAATTATTTCTGCCAATTATGTAGCTAGTTAAATGTTCAATCTGTCATAAAACGATTTGTCAGCTGGAGTATTATCTGTGACAAAGTAGCTCTGAGTCGGAGAATTGATCATGTTGCGGTTGACAGGTTAATCCCGACTTCGAGATAACAACATCCccaatgtatataatgtaaaggAAACTCAATTTGAAAAGGACGCGTGACTGAAAAGCTTCGAAAGATAAGATTCTGTGCTATTTCTATActtga from Pieris brassicae chromosome 2, ilPieBrab1.1, whole genome shotgun sequence includes:
- the LOC123719943 gene encoding basic juvenile hormone-suppressible protein 1-like, with protein sequence MRFLVLATLVAAAAASALKDTNYRDFVIGKDTLVNVDIKTKEIYCWKLLNHILQPTVYDDIREVARDFVLEDNFDKFLKDDVIKRFIEVYKMGMLPRGEIFVHTNTLHMDQAIVTFRMLYFAKDFDTFIRTACFLRERINGGMFVYALTCAVFHRQDCRGIVLPAPYEIYPYFFVDSHIINKASMLKMSKAATDPAIFNYYGIKVTDKNLLVIDWRKGVRTTLTKDDRLSYFTEDIDLNTYMYYLHMSYPYWMVKDTYNLQKERRGEISMYAYKQLLARYRLERLTNRMCNIDMIKFDDEHNVGYWPKIRLHTGDEMPVRPNNVKLVNRHNLKERMYVDDIERMIRDGITTGKIEKRDGTVIQLKKAEDFENLARMLLGGLGVVDDDAKVIHVVHLFRRLLSYGTYNFEKYTYIPTALDMYTTCLRDPLFWRVMKRITEHADLFKLYLPKYTRNELDFPGVRVDRITTDKLVTFMDEYDLDITNALYLDETEIQKKKSDMTFVARMRRLNHHPFKVTFDVESEKTVDAVVRVFLGPKYDCMGRLLNFNDKRHDMLEIDSFLYKLQTGKNTIVRNSIEMHGVIGDREWTRRYFENSADTTGAYEKIVDSYWYKTRIGFPHRLLLPRGTVGGFEMQMFVIVTPVRTGMLLPTVDINVMKDRHACRWTVCFDTMPLGFPFDRKIDMTDFFTTNMKFTDIKIFYKDMSTSNSVKDMDTSDMIMKRDDLTYYDKDMLMKWTYKDVMMMSADKMMRM